From one Chryseobacterium sp. 3008163 genomic stretch:
- a CDS encoding class A beta-lactamase-related serine hydrolase, giving the protein MDLTIDQLLRYTVSHSDNNGCDILLKLIGGTEAVQKLINKNGIKDFTIKVNEEQMRTWENLYINTTTPIATTELLEKFYKGKVLKKATTKYLYQIMVECSRGITWMKAGLPEGTELAHRTGISGTNDENLRVAMNDIGIVKLPNGNHFILSVYLKNITESREDTEKIIADITRQVWDFYNRKKTK; this is encoded by the coding sequence ATGGACTTGACTATAGACCAATTATTACGCTACACCGTTTCTCACAGCGATAATAATGGGTGTGACATTCTTTTGAAATTAATTGGCGGTACAGAAGCAGTTCAGAAACTCATCAATAAAAATGGAATAAAAGATTTCACCATCAAAGTGAATGAAGAACAAATGCGGACTTGGGAAAATCTTTACATCAATACAACAACGCCGATTGCTACGACAGAATTATTAGAAAAATTCTACAAAGGAAAAGTGCTGAAAAAAGCCACTACAAAATATCTCTATCAAATAATGGTGGAATGTTCCCGTGGAATTACCTGGATGAAAGCCGGACTTCCTGAAGGAACAGAATTGGCGCACAGAACAGGAATTTCCGGAACGAATGATGAAAATTTACGAGTTGCTATGAACGATATTGGGATTGTGAAACTTCCGAACGGAAATCATTTTATCCTTTCCGTTTATCTGAAAAACATTACCGAATCAAGGGAAGATACCGAGAAAATAATTGCAGATATTACACGACAAGTCTGGGATTTTTACAACCGTAAAAAGACTAAATGA
- a CDS encoding SDR family NAD(P)-dependent oxidoreductase → MKSENILEKRSLQGKTVVVTGGSSGVGRATVEAFALEGCNIVIAARGQEALDETLHLCQELEVKAIAVPTDVSVAEEVDHLVKKAILEFGRIDIWVNNAGVMASGKFEEIPMSLHEQVIKTNLFGYMHGAYSVLPIFKEQNEGILINNVSIGGFMPAPYSAVYSSTKFGIRGMMECLQGEISDFADIHIANLYPQIQRSTGNAHSAKYSGLDFKVPPFASDPRDTAAKIIQLAKEPKKDLFPDFTSKLLVNVYGMFPKAIINTASAGMRLMMKLKNGESTSGNVLQPSPEPHQIYGETSLPVPNKKTKIAMVAGVTLGLAYMFFTSRKSGSSEN, encoded by the coding sequence ATGAAATCAGAAAATATTTTAGAAAAAAGAAGTCTGCAAGGTAAAACGGTTGTCGTAACTGGAGGAAGCAGCGGAGTTGGTAGAGCTACCGTTGAAGCTTTTGCTTTAGAAGGTTGCAATATCGTCATCGCCGCCCGTGGACAGGAAGCTTTAGATGAAACTTTACACTTGTGTCAAGAGTTGGAAGTAAAAGCAATTGCAGTACCTACCGATGTATCCGTTGCCGAAGAAGTTGATCATCTTGTTAAAAAAGCAATTTTAGAATTCGGACGAATCGATATTTGGGTAAATAACGCAGGAGTGATGGCAAGCGGAAAATTCGAAGAAATCCCGATGTCACTGCACGAACAGGTCATTAAAACCAATCTTTTCGGGTATATGCACGGCGCATACAGCGTCCTCCCGATTTTTAAAGAACAGAATGAAGGTATATTAATCAACAATGTGTCTATTGGTGGATTTATGCCGGCACCTTACAGTGCAGTATACTCTTCTACAAAATTTGGTATCCGTGGAATGATGGAATGTCTTCAGGGTGAAATTTCAGATTTTGCAGATATCCATATTGCCAATTTATATCCGCAGATTCAACGGTCGACCGGTAATGCACATTCGGCAAAATATTCAGGATTAGATTTTAAAGTTCCGCCTTTTGCTTCAGACCCTCGTGATACTGCCGCTAAAATTATTCAATTGGCCAAAGAACCTAAAAAAGATTTATTCCCTGATTTTACATCAAAACTTCTTGTCAATGTATACGGAATGTTTCCTAAAGCTATCATCAACACCGCTTCTGCAGGAATGAGACTGATGATGAAACTTAAAAACGGTGAATCCACTTCAGGAAATGTTTTACAACCATCACCAGAACCCCACCAGATCTACGGAGAAACTTCCCTCCCTGTTCCTAACAAAAAGACAAAGATTGCTATGGTAGCCGGAGTCACCTTAGGCTTAGCCTATATGTTTTTTACTTCAAGAAAATCAGGTAGCAGTGAAAATTAA
- a CDS encoding GNAT family N-acetyltransferase, with protein MKKITLDAEPNAKNFYKTFGFQTVGQLESSIKDRYLPIMELG; from the coding sequence ATAAAAAAAATAACACTCGATGCCGAACCTAATGCGAAAAACTTTTACAAAACTTTTGGATTTCAAACCGTCGGACAGCTCGAAAGTTCAATCAAAGACAGGTATTTACCGATAATGGAATTAGGTTAG
- a CDS encoding sigma-54-dependent transcriptional regulator yields the protein MQKILIVEDEKAISGVLHSILSDELPDYEFVIAEDGLEGYKYVEKEDFALVISDIKMPKMSGTEFLKQSLVLKPESTFIMISGHADIDSAVACLKDGAYDFISKPIDINRLITSVKNALVKETLKKENKNLQTENKTLKRKVNKKYQMIGESAPLKKIQEMIEKVAVSDARVLITGPNGAGKELVAHAIHNLSERARGPMVEVNCAAIPSELIESELFGHVKGSFTGAIKDKQGKFEQATGGTIFLDEIGDMSLIAQAKVLRALQESKVSPVGSDKEIKVDVRVLAATNKNMAVEIEAGRFREDLYHRLSVIEIYVPPLDERKEDIKLLVDHFSTLISDEHGTALKKFDDTAIDALKALSWTGNIRELRNVVERLIILGGASVSAEDVASFVRK from the coding sequence ATGCAAAAAATCCTTATTGTAGAAGACGAAAAAGCAATCTCCGGAGTACTTCACAGTATTCTTTCGGATGAACTTCCCGATTATGAATTTGTAATTGCTGAAGATGGCCTTGAAGGCTATAAATATGTTGAGAAAGAAGACTTTGCCTTAGTCATTTCGGATATTAAAATGCCTAAAATGTCGGGTACTGAATTTTTGAAACAAAGTTTGGTTTTGAAGCCTGAATCAACATTTATCATGATTTCCGGCCATGCCGATATCGATTCTGCGGTAGCTTGCTTAAAGGATGGAGCTTACGATTTTATCTCAAAACCAATCGACATCAACCGATTGATTACAAGTGTGAAAAACGCTTTAGTAAAAGAAACTTTAAAGAAAGAAAATAAAAATCTTCAGACTGAAAACAAAACTCTGAAAAGAAAAGTCAACAAGAAATACCAAATGATTGGTGAATCTGCTCCGTTGAAAAAAATTCAGGAGATGATTGAAAAAGTGGCGGTTTCTGATGCAAGAGTTTTAATTACAGGCCCAAACGGTGCAGGTAAAGAATTGGTGGCTCACGCTATTCATAATTTAAGTGAAAGAGCAAGAGGTCCGATGGTAGAAGTAAACTGTGCTGCGATTCCTTCTGAATTGATTGAATCTGAGCTTTTCGGACACGTAAAAGGTTCGTTTACAGGCGCCATCAAAGACAAACAAGGGAAATTTGAACAAGCTACTGGCGGTACTATTTTCTTAGACGAGATCGGAGATATGAGCTTAATTGCTCAGGCAAAGGTTTTAAGAGCATTGCAGGAAAGCAAAGTGTCTCCCGTAGGAAGTGACAAAGAAATAAAAGTTGACGTAAGAGTTCTTGCTGCAACCAACAAAAATATGGCTGTAGAAATCGAGGCTGGAAGATTCAGGGAAGATCTGTATCACAGACTTTCGGTTATTGAAATCTATGTTCCGCCTTTGGATGAGAGAAAAGAAGATATCAAATTGTTGGTTGACCACTTCTCTACGTTGATTTCTGATGAGCACGGTACAGCTTTGAAAAAATTTGATGACACTGCAATTGATGCTTTAAAAGCGCTATCATGGACAGGAAATATCAGAGAATTGAGAAATGTTGTAGAAAGATTAATTATTCTTGGTGGAGCGTCGGTTTCCGCAGAGGATGTTGCAAGTTTTGTAAGAAAATAA
- a CDS encoding GNAT family N-acetyltransferase → MNILKAETEDSELLTTITKSSKAYWGFSEEILKEWEHLLSISKDYIEKNMVYKLVENENIIGYYSYFSIDEKTIKLDNLFILPEFIGKGFGKTLMNDF, encoded by the coding sequence ATGAACATACTAAAAGCAGAAACTGAAGACAGTGAATTACTGACAACCATCACCAAAAGCTCAAAAGCCTATTGGGGATTTTCGGAAGAAATATTGAAAGAATGGGAACATTTACTTAGCATTTCAAAAGATTACATCGAAAAAAACATGGTCTATAAATTGGTAGAAAACGAAAACATTATAGGATATTATTCCTATTTTTCAATTGATGAAAAAACAATTAAACTTGATAATCTTTTTATCCTGCCAGAGTTTATTGGAAAAGGATTTGGAAAAACTTTAATGAATGATTTTTAG
- a CDS encoding YggS family pyridoxal phosphate-dependent enzyme — MSIKENYNNIKDQLSSHVELVAVSKTHPVSAIQEVYDLGQKVFGENKVQELVEKYPQLPQDIQWHLIGHLQTNKVKYIAEFIDTIQSIDSEKLLNEINKEAGKHNRKIKVLLQVKIAEEETKFGLEIEEAENLFKKFIDGEFPNVEITGLMGMATFTEDENQVRKEFEKLKSLFDNLNTIRPLQTLSMGMSDDFPIAIECGANSVRVGSAIFGRRDYSI; from the coding sequence ATGAGCATTAAAGAAAATTACAATAATATAAAAGATCAACTTTCTTCACATGTTGAATTAGTTGCGGTTTCGAAAACACACCCCGTTTCAGCGATTCAGGAAGTTTATGATTTAGGGCAAAAAGTTTTTGGTGAAAATAAAGTACAAGAATTGGTTGAGAAATATCCTCAACTTCCACAAGACATTCAATGGCATTTGATTGGACACCTTCAGACCAATAAAGTAAAATACATTGCAGAATTCATTGATACGATCCAAAGTATTGATTCTGAAAAGCTTTTAAATGAAATCAATAAAGAAGCAGGAAAGCACAACCGAAAAATCAAGGTTTTACTTCAAGTGAAAATTGCTGAGGAAGAAACTAAATTCGGTTTAGAAATAGAGGAAGCTGAAAATTTATTTAAAAAATTCATTGATGGTGAATTTCCAAATGTTGAAATCACAGGATTGATGGGAATGGCCACTTTTACAGAAGATGAAAATCAGGTGAGGAAAGAATTTGAAAAATTAAAGAGCCTTTTTGATAATTTAAATACAATCAGACCATTACAAACACTTTCTATGGGAATGAGTGACGACTTCCCTATCGCAATTGAGTGCGGAGCAAATTCTGTACGTGTAGGTTCTGCAATTTTTGGAAGAAGAGATTACTCAATATAA
- a CDS encoding DMT family transporter, translated as MKYLYLAVAIIFEVIGSSFLKASEGFTKLVPSVISITTLVICFYTFSIAIKYIPLGIAYASWAGLGIILTALVSVFIFKQNLDLPAILGIILIICGVIVINFFSKSASH; from the coding sequence ATGAAATATCTGTATCTAGCTGTAGCCATTATATTTGAAGTAATTGGCTCCAGCTTTTTGAAGGCTTCTGAAGGATTTACAAAATTAGTTCCGTCAGTAATCAGCATTACTACGCTTGTCATCTGCTTTTACACATTTTCTATAGCCATAAAGTATATTCCGCTTGGGATTGCTTATGCGAGTTGGGCAGGTTTGGGAATTATTCTTACCGCTTTGGTCTCTGTTTTTATATTTAAACAAAATTTAGATTTGCCTGCTATTTTAGGGATTATTCTTATCATTTGTGGTGTAATTGTGATCAATTTCTTTTCAAAATCTGCATCTCATTAA
- a CDS encoding serine hydrolase, with the protein MKKLMLILSLSLFSVQTFAQNMDELRKELNEIITTKNATVGVSIKGIENKDTLSINGNISMPMMSVFKFHIALTVLNEVDKGKLNLKQKIFIKKKI; encoded by the coding sequence ATGAAAAAACTAATGTTAATTCTCAGCCTTTCTCTTTTCTCTGTTCAGACATTTGCTCAAAATATGGATGAACTTCGGAAAGAACTTAATGAAATCATCACAACAAAAAATGCAACAGTAGGCGTTTCAATAAAAGGAATTGAAAACAAAGACACCTTAAGCATTAATGGCAATATTAGTATGCCTATGATGAGCGTTTTCAAATTCCATATTGCGTTGACTGTTTTGAATGAGGTCGATAAGGGTAAACTCAATTTGAAACAGAAAATTTTCATTAAAAAGAAGATTTAA
- a CDS encoding M23 family metallopeptidase, whose protein sequence is MRVNFVFPILSDQKIVTDKLQFTISENFIFEKKIFAPDLQTSQISFTYDWAFGDDNKTIKQNNLALPFPKGNQYTVMQSNNGSFSHNDNYSRYAIDFDMKVGDTITSVDDGYVVGVIKDYQFGGNDIKWTPYANYITIYHPHSGLFTQYVHLKQDGSFVKVGDMVKRNQPIGLSGETGYVSGAHLHFNVLVPEKIKH, encoded by the coding sequence TTGAGAGTCAATTTTGTTTTTCCTATTCTCAGTGATCAAAAAATAGTAACAGATAAATTACAGTTTACGATTTCTGAAAATTTTATTTTTGAAAAAAAGATTTTTGCTCCTGATTTACAAACTTCTCAAATTTCATTTACATACGACTGGGCATTTGGTGATGATAACAAAACCATCAAACAGAACAATCTTGCACTTCCCTTTCCTAAAGGAAACCAATACACTGTGATGCAATCAAACAATGGCAGTTTCAGCCACAATGATAATTATTCAAGATATGCTATTGATTTTGATATGAAAGTTGGTGATACCATTACAAGTGTCGATGACGGTTACGTCGTAGGAGTTATTAAAGATTATCAATTTGGCGGAAATGATATTAAATGGACACCCTACGCCAATTATATTACGATTTATCATCCTCACAGCGGGCTTTTCACACAATATGTTCATCTTAAACAGGATGGTAGTTTTGTGAAAGTTGGCGATATGGTAAAACGTAATCAACCGATTGGCCTAAGTGGAGAAACCGGGTATGTTTCGGGTGCGCACCTCCACTTTAACGTACTTGTTCCCGAAAAAATAAAACATTAA
- a CDS encoding Crp/Fnr family transcriptional regulator, translating into MNSLIKFLKKYGSISTETENELLKKIQLINKKKGDFFLKQGQVTSSLLIMEKGLIRAFFVKDDKEYNSWFAIENEIISSILPLYAGKPSFENIQFLEDSTGYWISVNDLNDLYRKHPELEKIGRKMAEELCIVLEERITSLHTESAEQRYQNLVKNQPHLLQRLNLGHIASFLGITQETLSRIRKR; encoded by the coding sequence ATGAATTCTTTGATTAAATTCCTTAAGAAATATGGCTCTATAAGCACAGAAACTGAAAATGAATTGCTAAAAAAGATTCAGTTAATCAATAAAAAGAAAGGCGATTTTTTTCTCAAACAAGGTCAGGTTACATCAAGTCTACTCATCATGGAAAAAGGTCTGATAAGAGCATTTTTCGTAAAAGATGACAAAGAATACAACAGCTGGTTTGCCATTGAAAATGAAATTATCTCATCTATTCTTCCTTTGTATGCAGGAAAACCGTCATTTGAAAACATTCAGTTTTTAGAAGACTCTACTGGATATTGGATTTCCGTTAATGACCTGAACGATTTATACAGAAAACATCCCGAACTTGAAAAGATAGGCAGGAAAATGGCCGAAGAGCTTTGTATTGTTTTGGAAGAAAGAATTACGTCTTTACATACAGAATCTGCTGAGCAGCGCTATCAGAATTTAGTAAAAAACCAACCACACTTACTACAAAGACTTAATCTTGGTCACATCGCTTCCTTTCTCGGTATCACTCAGGAAACATTGAGCAGAATCAGAAAACGGTAA
- a CDS encoding serine hydrolase domain-containing protein, producing MKNFFKITFFAVASVFTSCTADAQQKDNYSSKIDSLVKATNPRSFNGVVFIQQNGRIKYEKAYGYVDFNKKAPLKISDRLSTMSIAKQITATLILQEVEKGTIDLHKPIRKYLPDFDYSWADTITVHHLLNHTSGLYSDDLKPNLKLKTGKEFSYSNVGYSVAGMVLEKQSGKSYQELVTALFKKCKMSNSAYPTENSSKLLTKGHTIRKDGTFKLNEKSDFNASNYFASHLIVTAPDLAKWNECLHNGKLLKPETYKLMTNYSTTAIHQLFSEKPIGYGYGLRINDKADVYEIGHTGFHPGEGFTAVNLYYPKTKTSVIVMENQANENFDIAYYFEQEIRKIMLDSKLLK from the coding sequence ATGAAAAACTTTTTCAAAATCACATTCTTCGCCGTAGCAAGTGTATTTACTTCATGCACCGCAGACGCACAGCAAAAAGACAATTATTCCTCAAAAATCGATAGCTTGGTAAAAGCTACCAACCCTCGAAGTTTCAACGGTGTGGTTTTCATCCAACAAAACGGAAGAATAAAGTATGAAAAAGCGTATGGCTATGTAGATTTTAATAAAAAAGCACCTCTGAAAATCTCTGATCGATTATCAACAATGTCCATCGCAAAACAGATTACTGCAACTCTTATTTTGCAGGAAGTAGAAAAAGGAACTATCGATTTACACAAACCCATTCGTAAATATCTGCCGGATTTTGATTATTCTTGGGCAGACACCATTACTGTTCATCACTTGCTGAATCATACTTCGGGATTATATAGCGATGATTTGAAGCCGAATTTGAAACTCAAAACGGGAAAAGAATTCAGCTATTCTAATGTCGGATATTCTGTCGCGGGAATGGTTTTGGAAAAACAAAGTGGGAAAAGCTATCAGGAACTGGTGACGGCCTTATTCAAAAAATGTAAAATGAGTAATAGCGCCTATCCGACAGAAAACAGCAGCAAACTTTTGACAAAAGGACACACCATTAGAAAAGACGGAACGTTTAAGCTGAATGAAAAATCAGATTTCAATGCATCAAATTATTTCGCAAGTCATTTAATTGTGACCGCACCAGACTTAGCTAAATGGAATGAATGTCTGCACAACGGAAAACTATTGAAACCGGAAACTTACAAATTGATGACCAATTATTCAACAACTGCCATCCATCAATTATTTAGTGAAAAGCCAATTGGTTATGGCTATGGTTTGAGAATCAATGATAAAGCTGACGTTTACGAAATTGGTCACACGGGTTTTCATCCTGGCGAAGGTTTTACTGCGGTCAATTTATACTATCCGAAAACTAAAACTAGCGTCATTGTCATGGAAAATCAAGCCAATGAAAATTTTGATATTGCTTATTATTTTGAGCAGGAAATCAGAAAGATAATGCTGGATTCTAAACTTTTGAAATAA
- a CDS encoding SDR family NAD(P)-dependent oxidoreductase — protein sequence MDTKKVWFVTGASKGLGLTLVKRLLAEGHSVAATSRNIVELQKAISEENDSFLPLEVDLISENSVEAAVSKSIEKFGKLDVVMNNAGYGQLGTLEEISDLESRQNFDTNVFGSLNIIRKTMPYLREQKSGFIINIASIGGLTGEFAGWGIYCATKFAVVGFTEALAAEVKEFGVNATVVYPGYFRTDFLTGCSLRTPKTEIEEYTVARQLQTAHEKDINGNQPGDPEKAAVALMELVALENPPMHLVLGSDAFGIAGNKLNALQSEISEFKTLSTSTDY from the coding sequence ATGGACACAAAAAAAGTATGGTTCGTGACAGGAGCCTCAAAAGGTTTAGGGTTAACTTTAGTCAAAAGATTATTGGCAGAAGGTCATTCTGTGGCAGCAACTTCAAGGAATATTGTTGAACTTCAAAAAGCGATAAGTGAAGAAAACGATTCATTTCTTCCGCTTGAAGTTGATTTGATTAGTGAGAACTCTGTTGAAGCAGCAGTTTCAAAATCAATAGAAAAATTCGGTAAACTGGATGTTGTAATGAATAACGCTGGTTATGGTCAATTGGGAACTTTAGAGGAAATTTCGGATTTGGAAAGCCGTCAGAACTTCGACACCAACGTTTTCGGTTCTCTGAATATTATCAGAAAAACGATGCCTTATTTAAGAGAACAAAAAAGCGGTTTCATCATCAACATCGCTTCAATTGGCGGATTGACAGGAGAATTTGCGGGATGGGGAATCTATTGCGCCACTAAGTTTGCAGTTGTAGGATTTACAGAAGCTTTGGCTGCAGAAGTGAAAGAATTTGGAGTGAATGCAACGGTAGTTTATCCTGGGTATTTCAGAACAGATTTCTTAACGGGCTGTTCACTCAGAACTCCGAAAACTGAAATTGAAGAATATACTGTAGCAAGACAACTTCAGACTGCGCACGAAAAAGACATCAACGGAAATCAACCGGGCGACCCTGAAAAAGCAGCTGTAGCATTGATGGAATTGGTAGCACTAGAAAATCCGCCGATGCATTTGGTTTTAGGTTCTGATGCATTTGGAATTGCCGGAAACAAATTAAATGCGCTTCAAAGTGAAATTTCTGAGTTTAAAACGCTAAGTACATCTACAGATTATTAA
- a CDS encoding serine hydrolase domain-containing protein, giving the protein MIQYTRRTFSIFAVLLILTNNLFAQNEQIKQIDSLIKSSHEIGIFNGNILVAKNNKIIYNASFGFTDGTKMNKLSTDYRFNIGSITKEFSAVALMQLKEQGKLTLNDKVSKFIPELPKWANEVSIKDLLQYTSGIPNVNWKNIKNDKDLFDGLMDVDSLDFKPGTAYDYNNNNLFLRQFIVERVTKMPFKVYVEKFIFKPCQMTSSVMTPFENEGKIAKGFNNNLVPDKPDLPITGGTYLTTIDLLKWANCIYQNKIISKKSLYELGQHFDLPETQSALGETKFKNENLIEHLHDGRAGNYEAILVSDMNEKFTVILLDNNYNGKVFEISDAIISILKNQKYSFPKRTID; this is encoded by the coding sequence ATGATACAATACACAAGAAGAACTTTCTCAATATTTGCGGTTCTATTAATTCTGACAAATAATTTATTTGCACAAAACGAGCAAATCAAACAAATCGATTCTTTGATAAAATCGTCCCACGAAATCGGTATTTTTAATGGGAATATTTTGGTCGCAAAAAACAACAAAATAATATACAACGCTTCCTTTGGATTTACTGATGGTACTAAAATGAATAAATTATCGACTGACTATAGGTTTAATATTGGTTCGATTACAAAGGAATTCAGTGCAGTTGCTTTGATGCAATTGAAAGAACAAGGCAAACTGACACTAAACGATAAGGTTTCCAAGTTCATTCCTGAATTGCCAAAATGGGCGAATGAAGTTTCGATTAAAGACTTATTGCAATACACCAGTGGAATACCAAACGTCAATTGGAAAAACATTAAAAATGACAAAGACCTATTTGATGGTTTAATGGATGTCGATTCACTCGATTTCAAACCCGGAACAGCCTACGATTACAACAACAATAATCTTTTTTTAAGACAGTTTATTGTAGAAAGGGTAACCAAAATGCCTTTTAAAGTTTACGTAGAAAAATTTATCTTTAAACCTTGTCAAATGACTTCATCCGTGATGACACCTTTCGAAAATGAAGGGAAAATTGCAAAAGGATTTAATAATAATTTGGTTCCGGACAAACCAGATTTGCCGATAACAGGCGGAACTTACCTCACAACGATTGATTTATTAAAATGGGCAAATTGTATATACCAAAATAAAATAATCAGCAAAAAATCACTTTACGAATTAGGTCAGCATTTTGATTTACCGGAAACTCAATCAGCATTGGGAGAAACAAAATTTAAAAATGAAAATCTAATCGAGCATTTACATGATGGAAGGGCGGGAAACTATGAAGCTATTTTAGTTTCTGATATGAATGAAAAGTTTACCGTAATTTTATTGGACAATAATTATAATGGAAAAGTTTTTGAAATATCTGATGCCATCATCTCAATACTCAAAAACCAAAAATATTCTTTTCCCAAAAGAACAATTGACTAA
- a CDS encoding helix-turn-helix domain-containing protein gives MHNRKLYTIDTISEFHRISGLPKPQHPLISLVDYSLVEYQIEESEISWVQDLYFMGFKRDIQGKFHYGQSQYDFDEGLMCFIAPRQVVKMVISKYETKPSGYLLAFHPDFIWNTPLAKTINNYKFFGYDVNEALFLSEKEEETLIGLFKGIEKEYQSGIDQFTQNIIISQIEVILNYCERFYQRQFITRKKTNHQVLDKLEIILEDYFNENVMDKGLPTANFIAEQLNISTNYLGSLLKQLTGQTTQQHIHEKLIEKAKEKLSTTELSISEIAYELGFEHSQSFSKLFKAKTEISPLEFRKSFN, from the coding sequence ATGCATAACAGAAAATTATACACCATTGATACCATTTCTGAATTTCACAGAATTTCAGGATTGCCAAAACCTCAGCACCCGCTCATCAGTCTGGTAGACTACAGTTTGGTAGAGTATCAAATCGAGGAATCCGAAATCAGCTGGGTTCAGGATTTGTATTTTATGGGATTTAAAAGAGACATTCAGGGGAAGTTTCATTATGGGCAAAGTCAGTACGATTTTGATGAAGGTCTGATGTGCTTTATCGCGCCGAGACAGGTTGTCAAAATGGTTATCAGTAAATATGAAACAAAGCCTTCAGGATATCTTTTGGCATTTCATCCTGACTTTATTTGGAATACACCTTTGGCAAAAACAATTAACAATTATAAATTTTTCGGCTATGATGTGAACGAAGCTTTATTTCTTTCCGAAAAGGAAGAAGAGACTTTGATCGGACTTTTTAAAGGAATCGAGAAAGAATACCAGTCTGGAATTGACCAATTCACTCAGAATATCATTATTTCGCAGATTGAAGTTATTTTAAATTATTGCGAAAGATTTTATCAGCGACAATTCATCACCAGAAAAAAGACCAATCATCAGGTTTTGGATAAATTAGAAATCATTCTTGAAGATTATTTTAACGAAAATGTGATGGATAAAGGATTACCAACTGCCAATTTTATTGCCGAGCAACTGAATATTTCAACCAATTATTTAGGAAGTTTATTGAAGCAGTTGACCGGACAAACCACACAGCAACACATCCACGAAAAACTGATTGAAAAAGCAAAAGAAAAACTATCAACAACTGAACTTTCTATAAGTGAAATTGCCTATGAATTAGGGTTTGAACATTCGCAGTCTTTCAGCAAATTATTTAAAGCTAAAACAGAGATTTCACCTTTGGAATTCAGGAAGTCTTTTAATTAA
- a CDS encoding DUF2071 domain-containing protein — MKIPTIHGYIERRILINFTAHPKDVEKILPFPFRPKIYKGKAIVGICLIRLKDIKPKGLPDFIGINSENGAHRIAVEWDEDGEVKSGVYIPRRDTSLQLNTWVGGRIFPGKHYLAKFNIDENEGNYHVSFKSSDDTEISIDAKETETFNKDSVFENLENASDFLKKVI, encoded by the coding sequence ATGAAAATTCCTACCATTCACGGTTACATCGAACGCAGAATTTTAATTAATTTTACCGCGCATCCGAAAGATGTTGAAAAGATTTTACCTTTCCCTTTTCGTCCGAAAATTTACAAAGGCAAAGCAATTGTTGGGATTTGTTTAATTCGATTAAAAGATATTAAACCCAAAGGTCTTCCTGATTTTATAGGAATTAATTCTGAAAATGGTGCACACAGAATTGCTGTTGAATGGGATGAAGATGGCGAAGTAAAATCTGGAGTTTATATTCCTAGAAGAGATACTTCTTTACAGCTGAATACTTGGGTCGGCGGAAGAATTTTCCCCGGAAAACATTATTTAGCAAAATTCAATATCGATGAAAATGAAGGAAATTATCATGTATCTTTTAAAAGTTCGGATGATACAGAGATTTCAATTGATGCAAAGGAAACTGAAACATTTAATAAAGATTCCGTTTTTGAAAATTTAGAAAACGCTTCTGATTTTTTGAAAAAGGTGATTTAG